CGAAACCTTGGGGCGCGGGACTCTACGGAGACaggagaagaaaaacaaaagggagaaatagaaaaaaagtgTTTTACTTTATCGGATGATCGGATAGTTGATTATAACTAGATTTGGCtgaaattttattatattatttttagtatTAAAAGATATAGATTGAACGGTTTGGATTGTTGAAAAGTCTTCTTTATTGATTATTTTAAGCATCAACTCttgatgaaatttattttttattttactatttATTGTTAAAATTTATCTTATTGGTGATGAATGTTCTTGTTATGGAAgccaaaattaaatcttattgatGTGTGTGCAACCTCTAATTAAAATAGAGAGAATTTATTGTACTTCCATTATTCTAAATAGTAAAAGTTTTTGTCTGAGGTAGGTCCTATAATTTTTCGTTTTCCATGTTAAAAATTGTGTTGTCTCTTGTTTCTGAATTCTTTGATTATTTTGTCTGCTAATTACTTAAGTAGATTGTAGAGATTATTATTGCTTGGTGAGTGATATCCTATTAaattacaccaaaaaaaaaaaaattgcagcatCATCTCCACAATCACTTACATCTTAGCAGAAGTATATGTTGGAAAAAACTGCCTAGCCCTTATTCTTTCATGGGGATCTCTAGACATGGGGCGGGACCAACTAAAGTAAATATGTGAACTGCTAGTTCATATAAACATTATGCAAACTGCACCTGTACTACTAGTAAACCTTCGTGACCATACCTAATCACAACTAATATACTAGACGAGACCAATTTTAAGATTCATCATCTATGACTGGCGCTTTATTTAAACTATACATGTTCATGACTTCATTCAATTTGTCAAGACTTATCAACTCAAGTCCAGCTTGATTTCAAAAAGCTGTAGGTCAATATTACTTGATCCCATATAGAGGGTTGGCCCAGCCAAGCTCAgcatatatacaaaaatatatgCCGAGGCCTGCATACTGATGCCATCACATGCAGCAAATTAATGAAACTAGTGGCATGCTTACGCAGTGCATGACATAATTGAAATGGCACGATGGAAAACATTAATAGAAATCAACTTAGCAATGCGACAGATGTTGCGGCCCTCCTTGTCTTGATGGAGATTCTGGGGTTTGAATCACGGGTAGTGCATCACTAGGCATTTAGATCAGGATAATTAATTTactcctttcttctctctctctctctttaaaaaaaaatataaagaagtcAGTCTTGTATACGGTATCAAATTGTGATGAAGTTTCACCATTTTTTCCTAGGAATAAGGATCCACTAACAAGCATCCTAATTTCATACAGTACATTAAGATTGCTGCAGTATCGGACTACCTATTCTAATGACTGTGATTGGAAGTTCTTATTAGAAGTATTAAATATCCAGCGACGTGCTATTAGGAGATTACTGTGTTATATATAATACTCCTTAAAACAAATAGTAGGAATGGAAGGGAAAAGTCAAGAAGATGGAAgacttttattttgtttttttaaaatatgaGATGAGATTTGACCATAGATTTAAACCGGATCTAATTTTTGAACCTAATCTAATCCACAGGCTCATACGATTCGGAGTTTCTGGTGAGGTTGGATTAGACCTAGGATGGATCGAGGTCGAGTTAGACTTATTTTTTGGTTTGATTGGATCCAATTTTTGAACCTAATTTGATCCATGGCCCTTGAAATATGGATTGGACCGAGTCTAATCGGATAGGGCACGGGCGGACCTGGTCAGCCCTAGCTCCGAGAACTGTCGCGGTGGCGCTGGCCCCACCGGAACAGCCCCCGGTTTCGACGAATCTGCGACGATGCTTGGAAGCCTCTGGGCTTTAGATATCCTCCCCACCTTTGGAACCCTTCCTCGGCCTGGGCTTGGTTAAGGAATAGGTTGAAGGGCGGCGACAGCGCCATTAACGGAAGAGATGGCGGTGAGCGTAGAGATCCCGAGGGAGTACGGATACGTGGTTTTGGTGGTGGTTCTCTACACCTTTCTCAACTTCTGGATGGGCTTCCAAGTCGGCAAGGCCCGGAGGAAGTAAATCTCTGGCTTTTTTTTGGGAGGGGGAGTTCCCCACACAACACCTGCGATCCTCTAATTTTTATGCTCGATTTTGTTATGATTAATGCTGTTATTCGACTCCCGTCAGGTACAAGGTGTTCTATCCCAACCTGTATGCGATTGAATCCGAGAACAAGGATGCCAAGCTCTTCAACTGCGTCCAGGTATGTAtacatctccctctggtgctgGCTTTCCCTGTGAGAATTGATGCATGTCGTGATTGAAGGGATTGAGGTGAGGTTATGTGATGTTTGGCAGAGGGGGCATCAGAACTCGCTGGAGGCGATGCCGGTGTTCTTCGTGACGCTGTTGGTGGGCGGGTTTCAGCACCCTATAATCGCCGCCGGGCTGGGCGTCCTTTATACGGTCGCCCGATTCTTCTACTTCAAGGGTTATTCCAGCGGAGTCCCAGAGAATCGTCTCAAGATTGGGTATATAGATTTACCTGCCTTTGTTTTTTTCTCCCGTTCTTTCGCGCTGTCATTCGATTTTAGTGTGCGTGTGCGTGTCTTTTTGTTTCCTCACCATGTTGGCTTTTGTTCTCAGGGGATTTAACTTCTTGGCGCTGTTCGGGCTCATAATCTGCACCGCTTCGTTCGGAATCCATCTGCTCATCCGAGAAGTGCTGTGATGTGGGTGCCAATGCGCTTTTGCTTGTGCTTTTGCTTGTGTTCGCGGCCCTACGATGGTCAAAAATAATAAAGGTTTAGCCAAACTAGAGATAGTGTTTCGATCGGTCTTAAAAGTATCAGAGGTCTGTACTCTGTAGACTTCTTTTGTCTTTGCTTTCTGTGTGTCGAATTTATGTTTGGAAATAAATTGCAGTCTTCTTTAAGAGGAGATTATATTATTGGCATTCCTAGCACAACTAAGAAGGCATTCCAGcagatggttttttttttttgttcgaaATATGGAAATAATCTATGTGCAAGGGGTATACATTTAATCCTTGATGAAATCCGATCATTTCGACCAtagtaataataaataaaatattatttagaaCCCAACCACCTTTGAACAAATCCATAGGCTGCTGCGAGCCTAATTACTTCGCACAGCTCAAGTCAGCAagcaacaaagaagaagagggtggTTGTGAGAGCCCCCAACCCGATCAAACGGAGACTGTTGGCAAGAAAAAAAAGTTCCACAAGAACTACAGAAaaattacttaattatcaatatGTTTAGGGGAACGGTAATCGGTATCAAGTCTAGGGGTTGCCTATCATACCTCTTACATAACTTCTTGGATTTGTTATCTCCGTGTTCAGCTTAATAAGAAAATGGATGGAAAAATTAACACCTCCAAGAAGGGGGTAAATCTATAAAGTACGGCTGATTAAAAGCAGAATAAGgcagcttaaaaaaaaaaccttctgaTGCACCAACCCCGTACTCGAGCAGCAGTCTAGTAGCAGAATATTACAAATCTCAATTAATATTATATCTTCTTGAAGGAATGAACAGCCAATGCCATCCCATGAGCTGCGGATATCTCTGCTTGCAGTCAGTGTGTTGCCCCTCCCCCCAGTTGATGTCACAAAGGAGTATTTACACATCAAGTTAAACAAGGTTTTGGGAAGGGACCATCAAAACCAATGCCTTCGCGATTACGACTTTTTTTTCTGTGAATCCAACTGAATTAGCCATGAAATGAAGTTCTTGATTAATTGGCATTTATAATGGCCTTATTGAAGTCTGCAGGCTGCGCAAGAGGAAGCTGATTTCCGTGTTTCTCTCTCCTGCATTAGTTGGGCACACCATCTGGCTGATGAGGCGGCACCACAGCATGCCGTCTTTGCCGTTCGCGGAGGTAAAGGACAGCAAGGAGGCATGCAAAGAGGGTCAATATAGTTGCATTGCCTTCGTCCATGAGTACTTCCTCCACCCATGCCTCAATTCTTGGATAGACCTCAGGGAGTGAATCAATCAACCTAACCTGAAACACAATAAAAATTCCTGATATTATCCATAAGAACAGAGAATGGCACTCGAATCACACGATACACCACTTACTTTCCAGAAAAAAGGAAAGCATATGAGGGCATTTTATTTTAGTAAGTGAACAGCTTTTTTGGTTCTAATCATATTTGCTAGTTCCTATTGAAAAATGAAGCCAACCCCAACCATTAAACAAATGATTTTAACAGCAGCACCAAAATGACTGAAAATACTCGCATACATAACCACACAGGTGGCACTTTTCAAGCACGAATCTCTGAGTGACACCTACTTTTCTGTCAGTACATGAATGGGCACAATATGACAACTCAGAGTTGCATTGTTGAGTCACGTCTTTGAAATTCAATTATCTTGCTGAAGGCCGATACAAAGTAAATCGGAAACTCTCAAGATTCACATAGAACTAAAGCCAACGTGAGCTTTACCTAATGGTGATAACAGAGAACCATTAAGATTTTAGTTCCAATAAGCAATAGTTGGTCTGCTGATGTCCAAAACCCAACCTACAGTCCAGTTTCTTAGGTGAAAGACAGACCTAGCATCCTTTCCTTAAGTAGCCAAAAAAGGACAATTATGTAGTGCTACTTCTAAATTGAACCAAGAAACAAAGACACCTATACGCTAATAAAAAACATAAGCTCCTAAGAACATTTTAAAAAGTCATATCCGGATGACCAATATGATCAGCAATTGACTTAACTTGCAGGTGAGGTTGAAAAGATGCAACAAAAGAAGAAACCTTACCAGGAAGCTGTCGGCATAGTTCTTTCGTATCCACAAGCTTGTAAGTGCAAAAGTAACAGGCAATTTCGCTGCCGGATCAACCTCGAGGGCCTGATCGTAATACCTTTTTGCCAAATGAAGATCAAAAGGCAGTCCTTGTCCATGCTCATGCATGTATCCCAGATTGAACATAGCCTGAGCATTGGATTGTGATTGAGCATGCATGTACGCCTCCGCTGCACGTTCATAGTCTCTCTCGGTGCCCTGCAACAACCAAAACAGAGAAATCAGAGATGAAAGTCTACTGAAAATCTGATAACAAGTCAGTACTACATCTATTGCATATCCCACTGGATTCTTCTGATAGTGGGATTGATAATTATAGTGCATATCTTATATTCAAAGATGGAATGAATGCTCAGCGACAAACAGCTTTCAATGGATCTGGTATAGTTATCAGAAGAATCAGTTTTGCTTggaaatgacaatagtttagggCTAAATAACAAACGGCAAGTTGCAGGAGTGGTTAGAAAATAGTAATGTGAGCTAGATGAAACTGGCTCAGACCCAACCAAGCCAGGCATGTCAGGTGTTACCTGCATGTCTGAGAGCAGGCTATTAAGTAGCAATTAGGGCTGAGTCTAGACTGAACCTAGTTCATAAACTTATCTCaatccatggtatgctgaaccagCATGTACCGGCTGGTTGAGCACATACCGTATCGGTGGCGGAGCAATGGAAACCGGTACAGAGCCGTAGATGCCGAACCCAGccggagccgaggaagaagaagagaaggggagagagagagcgggggagggagggagaaggagaggcctcCACTGCCCGCGGAGGCCGAGGCCGCCCCGCGGGCTCCgccgtcccccccccccccacctccACCCCCGCGGCCCTCCGTGGGCGGCGGaggctcctcctccctccctcccccgctctctccttctcttcctccctgGCTCCGGCTAAGCGCACCCGCTTCCATGGAGAAGAATTGGCCTATTCGGTACCGGTTTAAACCGCTCTGAACCGGAACCATACCGATCCggtaggcgaccggtacgcctaccagTATCGGTACGGTGTACCTTAGTCCCATTATACTACATTGTTTATCGATGAGCTTAATCATTAAATTAAGCATGAGCATGGCCCACAGCTAAAACTACACTTCCCAGCTTGGGCCATGACAAGCCAAGATTCACTACCCACTGCCAGCCAAAATAATATGAACTTTAATTATAAAGTATTCACTATTCCACAGCTAATTCTGATTGCACAAAAGTGATTCTGGTATAATGCCCATTCAAAAGATGATAAATAGACAGGAAGCCTGTTTGACATATTGTTAACTATGGACACCAGCGTTCATAATTATTCATCTGTAACATGGCTTTGGAGCATGTCTCTAGAAAGGCATTTAAGCACAGCTGAAATAAGCACTTCAGAAATCGGAGCTAACAAGGCTATGTCAAGTGGGTAGAACATTTTACTCGAGACTATTTTAGGAAAGCAACAAAATATATTAACACCTGTTGAGTACATAATTTAATAACCTTTATCAAGCAATACATACCCGGCCATAGTAGTAAGCATCCCCAATCAACAAAGCAGCATGTTCATTACCCTGCTCTGATGCCTGCCACCACAAAGAATGTGCACGGAGATGCCTCTGTGTGTCTGTGCAAAAGCCAGATTCTCCCATGCACATGCTTTGTTCCCCATATTTATCAAGGATCCAAGCAGCGTTGCTCTGTGCCACCTCATATCCCAGCTCTGCCATTCTAGAATATAACAAGAGCGCTTTTCCCACATCACCtttcaagtaggactctagGGCCCATCTTGACAAGGAGCTCCAAGGTCCCCTCTCTGCTACTGTTTTGTACAATAGTGTAGCCTAAACCCAGAGGAAAGAAACAAATCAATGATAAAGTACATAAAATCAAGAGTATGTACCACAAGAAGAAATCTCCACAACTGTGATTGGTGGGAGTTGGGAATAATTTTATCTTGCAACAAGTCAATATCAATTGTAAGAATGCTACCTGAATAATGGAATAGTAAGATAATGGAGTAATAAATGGTCgataaataagaaaatatttcaTATATTAAATCTAATTTTTTCTTGTCTACTTATATTGACAGCTTTATAAATTAGATTTAAGGTACTGGATGCATGGCATGATGAaatcttttactcttgtttTTTTAAACAAACATGAAACAATATTAGACTCCAGGTCGTCATAATTCTTCAAAATATGCTACTTCAGTGCTACAACTACAAATGGCAGCAGCAACAGAATTTGACATTTGGAAAATAATATCATGATGTCATTGCACAGGGCATTTAGCAGCTGGTTTAACATTCTATTTAAAACAGTTATACCACATCTGCAGGAAACACATTTCCTCATCCACAGGCGTTCCCCGTGAATGCACTGGGAATATCAAGGCAACTAGGTTTCTTGAAATTCTCAGAGATATTTCAAAAACTAATTTCAAACATTTGCTTTTCTAAAAAGGGATGAATGTAAAAGGATGGTGCcttcatgatatatatttaacaAAACTAATCCTAGATTTAAAAACAAAAGTGAACCCTAAAAGGCAGCCATgtatataaaaattaataataacaataaatttTCAGAGAGTGAATTTGTAACATATTTTAATCATATAAAGCCTAGACTTAATTTGCACCATTAATTCAACTAAATAAATCCTAGTACTCAAACTAAATTTATGACTATGGATTTCTTTTAGAAAATGACATTACATACCTAATCCTGTCTTATTATTTTAACTTGGCCAAAACAAGCCTATTTAGTGTATTGATACATTTAAAAGATGCATCACATCGATACAACCAGTCATATATAATCTAGTTGAAGAAGACATGTAGCTAGTCACAACACCAAAACATATAgctttatttaatttgaaaATGAGGACAAAAATCAAAAATGAAATTTTAACCCTAAGGACTCTTCTAACTTTGGTCCCTTGATACAACTCAAGGGACCAAAGTTCCAGGTCATGCGTACACAAGTTTAAAAGAAAGCATTTGGTTTGATTTATTCAAAAATTTAGGCAAGAGCTAAAAGACAATGTGAATAATTATGTCCGATCAAAAACCAACGATCATTTCTTACGAGTAGGTTTCAATTTCTAGAGACTAGTCTTTTTTAAAATGAACAAACCTAGATTGACTTGTTATTATTGGTACATGCAAAAGTTTGCATTCCGAAGAGCAAAGGGAAAGCGTTCGAGGAGCTATCTCAGAACATCAATTTCGATGTCATGCCTGATGTTGAATGCAAATATAAGACCCTGTTCCAGTATCCTTTTACCCATTTGCTCTTTACTTTTTTGATAAAGACGTGTATTGCTTCGATGTTTTGTAAATGTCTAATGACTgaggaaaaaatagaaaaaatatagaTTGATGTCCATATTGGTTCTGGAGGTCTCCTACCTATTGATCAAATTTGCATATAAATGGACATTATCAGTAGTGCTAATGCTGACTTTGTTATAGCAGTGATAGAAGATCGCTTGTTGCACACTAAGAGAGGATGAAATGGATGGAAGAGCCAGTGCATAAGGCTTTCCAATGGTCAATCCAGGCAATAGAAGGCTGAATATGCATGATCGGTCACTATATGAAAGTGTAGTTGGTCCACATCCATCCAATCGATGCATATAAGGTGCAAATTGAAGCCTAAATCCACTTAAACAGTTTGGATTTAGTCTAGTCTTGAGGATTTTGTATTTAATTGAGTGTGGCAGCAGTTTAAGAAGTACTTCTCAATAAAAAGGGGTATTTACTGTCAGCACTACTCACACTACACTTCAGTGAACAATGATGTCCAATGAAAGCTTTTTCTTTATTATATTAGTGTTGTCCTAGTCTATATCAATTAGTAATGGGATCAGTTGTTTAGTTTTCAAACTAAAGTCTAGTTTTATTTGGCTTACCAAAACAGTTTAGTTTTATTTGAATCCCAAGATTGTTCGAGTCTAAGACTCCAAAATAGGAAAGAACAGGAGTTGGCTGGCTTTGGagttggaaaaaaaatagatttccaGAGCATTGTATGCAAGATGTCATTGAgattcttatttattttttaaaggcCCGGTATGGCTACTATTCCTGCTCTTCATTTATTCTCTTAGTTCTTCTCCTGATTTCAACTATATTTCTCCATTCTTGTCTTTTCTACTTGAATTCTTCTTAATGCTGGCTTAATTTGCACGTCAGATCAAATCGTTGCAGAATATAAAATCAGATCTGTTGAAGTGTCTTCCTTCTCAATTTCATTTGTTAATTGACTGCTgttatttcttttctaatttctgCTAGTTCTGTGTTGCAATCAAGTTTGATCTGATTCGAATACCTCTCTTTTCACTTCTAATCTCCTTGAACCTAAACATTGATTTCTGTCCTTAAATTCACCTAATTTGACATTCTCAGAGTCATCTTTGCCATATTTTGACAATCTCCTATTTCCACCATAAAACCCTAGCAGAGCTACACGAAATATCTTTTTCTCTTGAAATTAGGAATCTATTCAGATATGTTCTTTTCCCAGTTCAAGGCATCAAGCACTTATTTTTAATCAAGCCTTAATAAATCCTCTTCTTTTTGGCCTGCCAATTCTTATATGCTTGAAGTCCTGCATCACTACGAGCTAGACAAGATGAGAAATGTATGAATTAAAATATAGTAGACTGGATGCTTGTAAACCACACATAATAGTAGCGCATTACATCATGTCATGAAATCCATCCATTTTTGGCCGAAATTGCTGCAATTGGACTGGACCCGCAGAAGCTGCTGAAACTAAAACTCATATGGCTTGGCAAAAAAGCAAAAACAAGAGTTTGAAACCTTGAAGTATATAAATACGGCAATCCTATTAGATACCGCATCTGAAACACAGGTGTTAAGACTTCAATCACAAGAGAAACTAGAAACTAGTTCTAGAAAAGCTGGCTAGAAATTGATCACTTTGTTGGTTGTCACCCAACAACACAATAGAAGGACCATGATGATATCTCATTTTAGTGAAAATTAACCCATAGTCATGATTGCACATGACAATAAAGAAATTATTTTAAAGGCTTGATGAattaactgtttttttttttgacaaagcCATTCCACCAAGTATCCATCACTCTATCTCCTAATGCTATACTATGAGAAATCTCTACTACACTAATCTCCAAGTATGTGATGTACGTTGCATGCATAACGTTTCAAATCATACCAAATGTTGAAAGAAAAGCTGGCCCATATGATCCAAACAGGTTCCTCCAACTGGTCTGTTCAGTTGACACATGAAGTTCATGATATAATTGTTGTGTATTCAAGTTTTAACAATAGCTTACAACAAAAGACACCTCAAACTTGGGTAATAACTTCTAGAGTTTCAAGCGCCGGCCCATGCCAGGCCTATAACCTTGCACAGGTTGGCACAACATCTATTAATTACTTTTatcttaatatttttaattgaaaaatgGTGGTAAGTGCTTTTTAAACTTTTTCTCAGCATGACACAGCATATGTCCTGCCAGCAGTGGTTGGCATGGCCTCAGCACCAAAAACTGATCACTCATTGTATAAGCAAACTAAAGACATGAATTTAAGTCTCGCTACAAATCAACCATACTTTCTTGTTTCAAATAATAATGGGTTTAGACATGATCTGGCTGGTTCGGATAACTCTAGCAAGTAGTTTTTACCACCAATCAGGATTGATGCTAGACTAGACCAAACACAATGCTCTAACCTTGTTTGTCCAAACTGGTCCATCCTGGTCTTAAAATATTGGGCAGAAGCAGGCCAAAAGAGTATTGACAAaatgaaatgaaagaaaatgcataatCTAGCAAAATAGAGTAAGAATGCAAAATATctacaaaggaaaaaaagataatataattatactacaaaaaaaatttagcatAAAACTAGAGCAAAGCTGCCTCATACTGTATAAGCTGTCTCAGGTATATTTAATAATCTTTTGAGTTAATAAGGTTTGTGCTAGAGCAAGGAAAATGTAGGTCTAATGACAAAGCATGTAAatattatacatatataatacAAAGCATGCAAGAAATGCAGGAATAAAAGTGGGTGGTGAAGCGGATGGAATAGAATGATCATGCAAAATATCTAAAAGTATTGTCTAAGATACTGACTTTAAGTAATTTGACTTTAATTCTCAAATTATCTAACATTAGTTTCACATTAGGCAGCAAATCAACCCAATATGTACCCATAAAATATGAAATGCACAGTACAGTAATAAATAATAACAGTATTTTAAATaatacaaaaaagaaagaagcttcAATTTAAATTGGCACGTATAGTGCGATAGAAGCTGAACATACTTGACAAAACCATGTGAAAAGAGAAGGTCTAGGAATGGTTCGAGGCTACAAGCATTAGCAAGCTACTTAAATATGAACAACCAGAGCAGCCCCCCGCTTCACAACATTGAAAAATGAGAACAAATACCTATTTCAAAGTGAGATCAGCATATTGGAATAAAAAGTAGAAGCAACCAATGCATGAAACAGTAAATAAACATTAGTatggttttagaggaaaaaatACCATCTGAAGATTCTTCTTAAGACCGATGCCTTTTTGAAACATCTTCGCCACTTGGTAGAGGGCCTTTGGCTGACCAGCATTAGCTGCAGTAAGAAAAAACTTGCGGGCTAGCGTCACATCCCTTTTTACACCCATGCCCTTAAGATACAAAACACCTAGGTTATAATGTCCTCCAGGCTCCTTATTTTCAGCAGCTTTCTCAAAATATTCTCTTGCCTGAAAGTGACATTAAGAGCTAAACCATGAGTTTTTTTAAATAATCGGCCAACAACCTTCATTGCTGCACAAGTATTTTGATAAAACTAACTATATCATTAAACTGAGCAAGTATGAAGCATGGATACTTCCTCAGAGTAGTAGTATTTGAAGCCAATATATAATGGATGCTAATACACCTAATATATGTTCAGGCACATTCTTACATGTCATATACTTCCTACAAGTACCCATTCATAAGAAGGAAAATTATTTTCATATACAGTGGGATTACATTCCATATAACTCCCAACCACTTCGAATACTTTTGGATGTTGTTCTATTCATTCATGGGTCAAGATGGCTGAGCAAGCAACATTTGGATCCACACTCATTTAAGATAAGTAAAACCCCCATTGATCTTCACCATTATGTGTTCCTTGATGGAGAGCCATGGAGAGTTTACAAAAAGAGAACAGGAAGATCTAAGTTgttaaactagaaatatttataataaaaatatagttacaTATGTATGTCTCTCTATGTGCgtttatatacatatacatatatgtacatacatagatacatgtgtgtatgtattatgtatgtatgtatgtatatgtatatgtatgcatgtatgtacgtAGTAACATCCCTACCACACTCATGACCTATTTCTTCGTGATTCTGTATCATGCTGCATCTGCATCCCTAATAGGCCACGTCGGTCAGAGAGGGGCCTAAAACCGAACCTCAAGTATCAAGGGTGAAGAGTGCACGTGAGAAAGGAGCTGCATGGCTTGCGGAGGTCAAGAACAAGCTGTCAAAGTTGTTGCATGGATTACGCAGGGAATAAAACAGCTTCAAACGTTTACATGCAGCGTTGCCCAGTCAACTAGCCGTTGGAGCTAGTTTAGGAGTCTGTTTTTCCATTACTTCCCGTTGTTGTTTACTGAGTAAAAGTTTAGTAGCTTAAGTTTCGGTCATGTTCTCGTTGGTTTCGCTGGGCTTTAGCCTATTTAAGGAACCAGAGTTTAGCAATAAGAAAGCAAGAAAATTTCCTCAACTATTGTGGTCATGTTCTCGCCTTAAAGagaatatatatttctttttttttatctgttATAATCCTTCTTTGACTGGGACCACTATCAATCCCCTTTCCATATCTATGCTTCATATACGGCCAATCATAAAAAGCCTATGTGCTTTCAATGGTCAAATACTAAAAATCAATGTTAAAAATTGTACTGATCTTGATTTCACTAAATCTGCTGATCATCTAATGTCCAAGTTCCAGTAACATCGGCCAAGGCATTGCAATATCTCAGCCCTTTCCATATTTTCTCAACTTACCATCTTGGAAAAGATAAAC
This is a stretch of genomic DNA from Phoenix dactylifera cultivar Barhee BC4 chromosome 9, palm_55x_up_171113_PBpolish2nd_filt_p, whole genome shotgun sequence. It encodes these proteins:
- the LOC103700922 gene encoding microsomal glutathione S-transferase 3-like, with the translated sequence MAVSVEIPREYGYVVLVVVLYTFLNFWMGFQVGKARRKYKVFYPNLYAIESENKDAKLFNCVQRGHQNSLEAMPVFFVTLLVGGFQHPIIAAGLGVLYTVARFFYFKGYSSGVPENRLKIGGFNFLALFGLIICTASFGIHLLIREVL